Genomic window (Armatimonadota bacterium):
CGGACGGGCACCCTCTTCGCCGGGGCCATGAGTTTCGCCGGAAACGGCGGGATCTACGTGGCCAAGAAGACGCCGGGATCGAACACCTTCGGCGCTTCGGTCATGGCGCGGACGTTCAGCGGCGTCGATAAAGGCTGGATGTGCGCGGGCCCGATCCCGGGTAACGCGAACACGACCCGCCTTTACATCGCCTACAACGAGGGGATCGTCTGGTCCGACAACCTCGGATCCACGTGGACGGCGCCCAAGAGCCTCGGCTCAGGCATTGGCTTCCTTCCCAGGATCGGCCCGAACGGCGAACTATACGTGACGTATTGGGATTTCGGCTTCGGGGTCATGTTCCGGCGGAGCATGGACGGAGGGGCGACGTGGAGCGCGGCCCAAACGGCCGCGACCCGTATGGACCAGTGGGGCATCGCGAACGGCCGCGTGCCGGGCAACTTCCGGACCCCTCAGTTGCACACGATGGCGGTCAACCCGGTCAACGGCGCGATCTCGATCGTGTACTTCGACACGACGAACACCCTAGGCACCAACAAGAACCTGGACCTCTATCTGGTCCGGTCGACGAACCAAGGATCGACGTGGTCCGCGCCCATAAGACTGCCGTATAGGCCGCTCACGACGGTAGGAGACATGATCTTCCCTTGGGCGGAGTACACCCGCGAGGGGCGTCTGAACATCCTGAGTTTCGACTCGTCCTACACGACCCAGAACGATGGGATCGCCCATGGTTTTTGGGATCAGATCTACGTGTACTCGGACGATGACGGTGCGACCTGGTCGAACAAGTTCCGGCTGACTCCGGCGTCCTTCGACAGTTACAACGACGGACGCGGGACGACGACGTCCTTCATGGGGGACTATAGCGGTCTCGGGTTCTCGGACCAACAGGTCTATCCGGTCTACCTGGATACGACTACGGCCCAAGCCGAGGTCTACACGAACACGGTCTACAATCCGATCGAAATCCCATCGGCTCTGACCATGTTCCGTGGTTCGCTCGTCAGTGGCGGACGGACGTCCTTGTTCTTGCACGAAGGGACATCGGCTGTTGGGAAGAAGGGCATCGTCGCCAACGCGAGCGAGGCCCCCATCCAGTTCGAGACGACCTATTCGGACGTGCCCGCGAACCCGAGTTCGTTGAAAGTCCACGTTTGGGCCTCGGTGAACACGGTAGGGCTCGAGCAAAGGATCCTCTTGCTCAATAAGAACACCGGACAGTGGGACCAAGTCGACGCTCGGCCCGCTACGACGTCGCCGTCGAACGCGTCGGTCACGGTCGCGAACCCGTCCGACTACGTGAACGGCACCGTGGTCAAGGCCCGACTGGCGTACAAGCAAGTCGGCGTGGTCGCGACCAACGCTTGGACGGCCACCGTCGACCAAGACGTGCTCCTCGCGATGCCCTGAACAATGCGGGCGCCCCGTCCTCCAACGGACGGGGCGCCGCAGTCAGCAGAGCGTCGAACCGATCAACCCGAGAACGAGCGTTCAAGGATCTTGACCGCGACCAGGCTGCTCGGGATCTCGGAATACTGTGCGACGCGCTCGATGCAACGGGCGTAGCTTCGTTCGGCCAGATCGTCCGTGATCGGTGTGGACAAAAGTGCCTCGACGATGATGTCGACCGCTTCCAAGAAGAACTTCGCCCGGTTCTGCGGTAGCGAGCGGTTCGGCGTTTCCGCATACTTGCGGCTCAGCTTTTCGTATACGCCGTCCCAAGACACGCCCGCCTTGAGTTCGGCCTTCGCCCGTGCCAGGGCCTGCTCGTTCAGCTTTCGCTTTTCGGCGTCCCGGATCTTTTCGGTCGTCCAGTCTTCGGCGGACGTCCCTTCGATGATTCGCAACGTTAACGGAGCGTCAAAGTGCCGCCCGACTTCGGTTTCGATGAGCCTTCTGGTCTGCGCCATGCGCAGGTGCCCCGCCAGTTCGTTCTCCGAGTGGGGCAGACCAAGGACGAGGTGCCCGTCTTCGATGACGATCGGTCGGGCCGCATTAAGGGCCGCCCAGACGCCGACGCCCGTCACGGCCTTGCGCAGATCAGGAAGGACTTCCGACCAAACCTCAGACAGCTCCGGCATTCCCGTGGATTATGGCCCGAAAGGGGTGCTCATGGACAGCCGTTCAACGGATCCAATGCGTCCGGTCGGCCGTGACGACGGGCTCGAAGGTCACAAGGCGGTCGCCGGAATACACCAGTGTCCCCGTCATCCCTTCGGCCAGCGTTCCAAGATGTGCGACGTCGGCCACGAGCTCGAGGGTGCCTGTAGGCGTCTGGAACCGGACGAACCGCTTCACCCCGTCGAAGACCCCTTCGTTCCAAACGGGTTCCTGCCTTTGGTTCAGGGCTGCGACGGACAGGACGTAAGCGCCGTGCTCGGTGCGTTCCACGGGTTTGGGCCACACGCCCCTGGCCCTCAGCAAACCGAAGACCAATCCGGCCGAGAACGTGAGGACCCCGGCGAGCGTCCCGTAGGAATAGAAGAACACGGCGACCGCGTCCGCCGGGAGCCCCCATGCCGAAAGTGCGATCCCAAGGATATGTCCGAAGCCGAGGCTGACCACGACGATGGTCATGCCAGTGACCAAGAGCCAGAGCACGGCCCTTTCGGAAATCGGTCGCTTCACTCAGGATCCTCCGTAGCCGTTGACGGGACTCGGGTCGATCGAGGTTCGCTGAATGTAGAATTCCGGACAGAGGTCAAAGATGCCCCGATACCACAGACTCGGCCACTTACCGGCGAAGAAGCACGTCCAGTTCCGAAAACCGGACGGCGGACTTTACGCCGAAGAGCTCTTCAGCACACATGGTTTCAGCGACATGATGTCGACGATGTACCACATCAACCTGCCGACGGACGTCGCGGGTTGGGAAGACATGGGGCCGGCGGCTCCGACGTACCTCAAGGACGAAGCGTTGCGGCACCGCCACCTCAAGACGGCGAAGATGAAACCGTGCGGAGACGCCATCTCCGGAAGGATCACGCTGATGGGTAACGCCGACTGTTCTTGGAGCCAGGCGCTGGTCGCCGAGCAGATGGATGACTTCTATAAGAACGCCGAAGCCGACGAAGTCCTGTTCGTCCACGACGGGTCAGGGATCCTCCATTCGAACTACGGTGACGTCCCGTTCAAGCCTGGCGACTACCTCGTGGTCCCCCGGGGAACGATCTGGAAGATCGCGTTCGACAAGCTTCCCGTACGGGTGCTGACGATCGAAAGCCACGGACCGATCCAGATCCCGAAGCGGTACCGGAACCAGTACGGGCAACTCGTCGAAGAAGCGCCCTATTCAGAGCGGGACATCCACCCTCCGGTGGAACTGCGGACGCACGACGAAGCCGGCGACTACTACGTGATCGTCAAGGCCCGTGGACGGCACACGAAATACCACTACCGGTTCCACCCGTTCGACATCGTCGGATGGGACGGATACGTCTATCCATGGTCGTTCAACATCAACGACTTCCAGCCCATCACGGGGCAGTTGCACCTACCGCCGCCGATCCATCAGACCTTCCAGGGCTGGAACTTCGTGATCTGCTCGTTCTGTCCGCGCGTCCTCGACTTCCATCCTGACGCCGTCGTCATCCCCTACAACCACTCGAACGTCGACTCGGACGAAGTGCTCTATTACTGCAACGACAAGTTCGGATCGCGGAAAGGGATCGAAGAGGGCTCGATCACCCTCCATCCGTTAGGGATCCCTCACGGGCCCCAGCCGGGAGCGGTCGAACGCTCTATCGGCGCGACGCACACCGAGGAACTTGCGGTCATGCTCGACACCTTCCATCCTCTTTGGCTGACGGAAGAGGCCCTGGCGATCGAAGACCCTGAATACTGGAAGAGCTGGAAGACCCACCCGTGATCCGTACCGTTCGGCCGGCCGGCCGACCGGACGGCATCCCACACCGGGACGCCGAGGTGACGTAAACTCGGCGTCCCTGCATGAGGCTCTTCCGCGCGTTCGACAGACGCATCGCGGCCGAACTCCGCTCACAAGCCCGGACGATCCGGAAAGGGCTGGTCTGCGTCGGCCTGACGAGCCTGTTGACCGCCGCGACCATTCCGCTGACCAAAGAGGCGATCCAAGCGATCGAGGACGCGGGGGCAAAGGTCGGATCGACGTTGAGCCCAGCCGCCGGCGAACGCCTCGGACGGCAACTTGGGCGACAGCCCGAGGAAGTGAGGGACCTCGTGGACAGGAGCGTCCGCGAAGCGAAAGCCGAAGAACGGCGCGCGTTCGCCGGTTCCGCTCCCGGCGCGTTGGCCCGCTTCTATTCGGCCGAACCGATCGACCGTCTCGGCATCGTCTGCCTGGCCGTCGTCCTGCTTTTCGGACTGAAGTACTTCTTGACCCGTGGCCAGTTCACGTATCTGAGCAAGGCTTCGGCGGCCCTTGCGAGCGAGCTCCGTCTCCGTCTGTTCACCAAACTGCTGAAACTGCCCGTTTCGACGTTGAACGAAAAACGGGCGGGGGCCTTGCAAAGCGTCCTGACGAACGACATCAACGTCTATCAGACCGCCGTCACGCTCATTCGCGACAGTATCGACGGCCCGGCGAAAGCCGTCTTCGCCCTGATCACGATCTTCGCCATCAATTGGCAACTCGCGCTCCTGGCCATGGCGTTCGTGCCCGTGATGGCATGGTTCGTCAACCGGAACGGGCGCCGGATGAAAGCGGCCCAGGCCCGTGTTCAAGACGACCTGGCCGACCTGACCGCCATGTCCCAAGAGGCTTTGAACGGCACCCGCGTGATCAAGGCGTTCGCCGCCGAGAACCGTGTCGCGGGCATCTTCCGGAGCCTCGTCCAAAAGCAGCTGGCGAGCCAGCTCAACGCGAACCGCCGGTTCGCTCAACTCCGGCCGATGGTCGAACTCATCGGCGCGGTGGCCCTGGCGTGCGTGCTTTACGTCTGCGGCCATATGGCCAAGCTCGGAACGCTCCAGATCGCGCAGATCGTCGCTCTGACCTTGGCCCTGGACGTGATCAACCAAGGGATGCGCAGCATCGCCAACGTCAACAACACCTATAACCAGGTCCAAGCTGCGGCCGACCGGATCTACGGCGAAATCCTCGACATCCCGGACGAACCGACCGGCGAGACCGGCGCCCGATTGGACGCCACGAAAGGCAGGCTGGTCTTCGAGGACGTGTCGTTCGAGTATCCGGACGGGACGAAGGCGCTGGAGGGGGTCAGCTTCGTCGTCGAGCCGGGCACCTCGTTGGCCCTCGTCGGGCCGAGCGGGGCGGGAAAGAGCACGATCGCCGACCTGACTCTGCGCTTCTATGACCCCAGTTCGGGCCGGATCACCTTGGACGGCACCGACGTCCGGGAGTTGGACGTCGCATGGTACCGGTCCCAGTTCGGCGTGGTCCCACAACAGACCTTCCTTTTCGCGGGGACGATCGCTGACAACCTCCGCCTTGGGACCGAAGACGCGAGCGACGACGATTTAAAAC
Coding sequences:
- a CDS encoding exo-alpha-sialidase, whose amino-acid sequence is MTTTSRLAIVGLASLGLALNALAQDPVVGPQLRMSVDNLSRSGNETSGSASANGLEIIGGFNDYRTDGSIKSSFGVSSDGGASWAHVLVRPPAAQQSSVEGDPMACYDARTGTLFAGAMSFAGNGGIYVAKKTPGSNTFGASVMARTFSGVDKGWMCAGPIPGNANTTRLYIAYNEGIVWSDNLGSTWTAPKSLGSGIGFLPRIGPNGELYVTYWDFGFGVMFRRSMDGGATWSAAQTAATRMDQWGIANGRVPGNFRTPQLHTMAVNPVNGAISIVYFDTTNTLGTNKNLDLYLVRSTNQGSTWSAPIRLPYRPLTTVGDMIFPWAEYTREGRLNILSFDSSYTTQNDGIAHGFWDQIYVYSDDDGATWSNKFRLTPASFDSYNDGRGTTTSFMGDYSGLGFSDQQVYPVYLDTTTAQAEVYTNTVYNPIEIPSALTMFRGSLVSGGRTSLFLHEGTSAVGKKGIVANASEAPIQFETTYSDVPANPSSLKVHVWASVNTVGLEQRILLLNKNTGQWDQVDARPATTSPSNASVTVANPSDYVNGTVVKARLAYKQVGVVATNAWTATVDQDVLLAMP
- a CDS encoding homogentisate 1,2-dioxygenase; protein product: MPRYHRLGHLPAKKHVQFRKPDGGLYAEELFSTHGFSDMMSTMYHINLPTDVAGWEDMGPAAPTYLKDEALRHRHLKTAKMKPCGDAISGRITLMGNADCSWSQALVAEQMDDFYKNAEADEVLFVHDGSGILHSNYGDVPFKPGDYLVVPRGTIWKIAFDKLPVRVLTIESHGPIQIPKRYRNQYGQLVEEAPYSERDIHPPVELRTHDEAGDYYVIVKARGRHTKYHYRFHPFDIVGWDGYVYPWSFNINDFQPITGQLHLPPPIHQTFQGWNFVICSFCPRVLDFHPDAVVIPYNHSNVDSDEVLYYCNDKFGSRKGIEEGSITLHPLGIPHGPQPGAVERSIGATHTEELAVMLDTFHPLWLTEEALAIEDPEYWKSWKTHP
- a CDS encoding ABC transporter ATP-binding protein; the protein is MRLFRAFDRRIAAELRSQARTIRKGLVCVGLTSLLTAATIPLTKEAIQAIEDAGAKVGSTLSPAAGERLGRQLGRQPEEVRDLVDRSVREAKAEERRAFAGSAPGALARFYSAEPIDRLGIVCLAVVLLFGLKYFLTRGQFTYLSKASAALASELRLRLFTKLLKLPVSTLNEKRAGALQSVLTNDINVYQTAVTLIRDSIDGPAKAVFALITIFAINWQLALLAMAFVPVMAWFVNRNGRRMKAAQARVQDDLADLTAMSQEALNGTRVIKAFAAENRVAGIFRSLVQKQLASQLNANRRFAQLRPMVELIGAVALACVLYVCGHMAKLGTLQIAQIVALTLALDVINQGMRSIANVNNTYNQVQAAADRIYGEILDIPDEPTGETGARLDATKGRLVFEDVSFEYPDGTKALEGVSFVVEPGTSLALVGPSGAGKSTIADLTLRFYDPSSGRITLDGTDVRELDVAWYRSQFGVVPQQTFLFAGTIADNLRLGTEDASDDDLKRSAELAHADGFVSATPDGFQTVLGERGVRLSGGEGQRLAIARALVRDPAILLLDEATSNLDAVSERAVTAALDELMHRKTTLFIAHRLTTASRADKILVLRRGKALESGTHEDLMAADGVYASMFRAFAGSDFDGDGLG